The following are encoded in a window of Lacinutrix sp. WUR7 genomic DNA:
- a CDS encoding ankyrin repeat domain-containing protein produces MKNIDQVFESIKNKDNSTLKALLSENPRLAEAKDQRGFTPLILATYFDNEAATKILVESKVPINDKDASGNTALIGVSFKGNVAFAKYLIENGADLNTVNNHGTNALTFATQYHKVDIVKLLLEQKADVTIKDNEGKTALDYAEDKGFAEIAALLK; encoded by the coding sequence ATGAAAAATATAGATCAGGTTTTTGAAAGCATAAAAAATAAAGATAATAGCACTTTAAAGGCGTTGTTATCTGAAAACCCAAGATTAGCGGAAGCAAAAGACCAACGTGGTTTTACACCATTAATTCTTGCTACGTATTTTGATAACGAAGCTGCTACTAAAATATTAGTAGAAAGTAAAGTGCCAATTAATGATAAAGATGCCTCCGGAAACACGGCCTTAATAGGGGTGAGTTTTAAAGGTAATGTTGCTTTTGCGAAGTATTTAATTGAAAATGGAGCCGATTTAAATACAGTAAATAACCACGGAACCAACGCGTTAACTTTTGCAACACAGTACCATAAAGTGGATATTGTAAAATTGCTTTTAGAGCAGAAAGCAGATGTTACTATTAAAGATAACGAAGGGAAAACGGCTTTAGATTATGCCGAAGATAAAGGGTTTGCAGAAATTGCTGCCCTTTTAAAATAA